One region of Streptomyces sp. CG4 genomic DNA includes:
- a CDS encoding keywimysin-related RiPP, which produces MKKAYEAPTLVRIGTFRKQTGLLGQHGNDRLILSKNG; this is translated from the coding sequence ATGAAGAAGGCCTATGAGGCGCCGACGCTCGTCCGGATCGGTACGTTCCGGAAGCAGACGGGACTCCTTGGGCAACACGGCAACGACCGGCTGATCCTGAGCAAGAACGGATGA
- a CDS encoding ADP-ribosylglycohydrolase family protein, translating to MGATSGAVWGRAEQQDFRSRVRGTLLGSAVGDALGGPADALSLEEIRAAYGPEGLLDLAFGQGRRGTVTHHTQLTLFTVDGLIRAQVRRDTGAWHPPTDLHRAYLRWAATQRDWGPDERRKDDGWLAREEWLYARREPTRALLVGFGDDTLGTLESPKNPGELGPEAVARSAPFGLLVGWEPQLVAQLAVECAAQSHGHPIAYLSAGAYAVIVHALARGESLDGAVQRALALLSARPGHQPVSDALQHALGAVRQGIPGPTRVEELAGDGTADGLLAAAVYCALVGEDVRHGLCLAVNQGGPSAAAGALTGGLLGALHGETALPPGWLTELEGRPTMLELADDFAMEMTQGPALHGPAGSAPGWLARYPRA from the coding sequence ATGGGTGCGACATCCGGCGCCGTCTGGGGCCGCGCCGAACAACAGGACTTCCGCAGCCGGGTGCGCGGCACCCTGCTCGGGTCCGCCGTGGGCGATGCGCTCGGCGGGCCCGCCGACGCGCTGTCCCTGGAGGAGATCCGGGCCGCCTACGGCCCCGAGGGGCTGCTCGACCTGGCCTTCGGGCAGGGCCGGCGCGGCACGGTCACCCACCACACCCAGCTCACCCTCTTCACGGTGGACGGGCTGATACGCGCCCAGGTGCGCCGCGACACCGGCGCCTGGCATCCGCCGACCGATCTGCACCGGGCGTATCTGCGCTGGGCGGCCACCCAGCGGGACTGGGGGCCCGACGAGCGCCGCAAGGACGACGGCTGGCTCGCCCGCGAGGAGTGGCTCTACGCCCGCCGCGAGCCGACCCGGGCCCTGCTCGTCGGCTTCGGCGACGACACGCTCGGCACCCTGGAGTCACCGAAGAACCCCGGCGAGCTGGGCCCGGAGGCGGTGGCCCGGTCCGCGCCGTTCGGGCTGCTGGTCGGCTGGGAGCCGCAGCTCGTCGCGCAGCTGGCGGTGGAGTGCGCGGCGCAGAGCCACGGGCACCCGATCGCCTACCTCTCGGCGGGCGCGTACGCCGTGATCGTGCATGCGCTGGCCCGCGGCGAGAGCCTGGACGGCGCCGTGCAGCGGGCCCTCGCCCTGCTCTCCGCCCGACCCGGCCACCAGCCCGTCTCGGACGCCCTGCAGCACGCCCTCGGGGCGGTGCGGCAGGGGATACCCGGCCCGACCCGCGTGGAGGAGCTGGCCGGGGACGGTACGGCGGACGGGCTGCTGGCGGCGGCCGTGTACTGCGCGCTGGTCGGGGAGGACGTACGGCACGGGCTGTGTCTCGCGGTGAACCAGGGCGGGCCGTCGGCGGCGGCGGGCGCCCTGACCGGCGGCCTGCTCGGCGCCCTGCACGGCGAGACGGCCCTCCCGCCGGGCTGGCTGACGGAGCTGGAGGGTCGGCCGACGATGCTGGAACTCGCCGACGACTTCGCGATGGAGATGACCCAGGGACCGGCGCTGCACGGTCCGGCGGGCTCCGCGCCGGGCTGGCTGGCCCGCTATCCGCGGGCCTGA
- a CDS encoding sodium:solute symporter family protein — protein sequence MNSLDWAVLIGYFGVMVAIGVWSHKRVDDVSDFFTAGGKMPWWLSGISHHMSGYSAVMFTGYASIAYTYGVTSFVTWSFPIALGIAIGSRLFAPRINRLRSRLHVASPLEYLKNRYNLSTQQALAWSGMLLKIVDVGAKWAAIATLLSVFTGVSLNQGILITGAITAVYCTIGGLWADALTELGQFVIQLLAGVAMFVAVVLKLNDKHIGFLDAWNQPALHGHGKPLVGPYGTVFLLAFLFIKLFEYNGGMLNQAQRYMATGSAHEAERGARLSAILWLVWPVVLFFPMWMSPLLVHAHKPDGSDSYGLMTEQLLPHGLLGLVVVGFFSHTMAMCSSDANAIAAVFTRDVAPVLSARARAWSGRSGLIAARVTTVVFLGLSMAVATQVNSPAFKDIITVVIKWVAGLMGPIAIPMMLGLLRPFRRSGPTAALTSWAAGLLAFWLVNYPVDWNVSGGVPLQYQVSIPLAVSLVLYIVIGYVKPEETPERLAIIEEVNTDGGGTTAVPVPAGAGDDIVGAPNQHL from the coding sequence ATGAACAGTCTCGACTGGGCCGTACTCATCGGCTACTTCGGTGTGATGGTGGCGATCGGCGTCTGGTCGCACAAGCGCGTGGACGACGTCTCCGACTTCTTCACGGCCGGCGGCAAGATGCCCTGGTGGCTGTCCGGCATCTCGCACCACATGTCGGGCTACAGCGCGGTGATGTTCACGGGGTATGCCAGCATCGCCTACACCTACGGCGTTACTTCCTTTGTGACCTGGTCCTTTCCCATCGCGCTCGGCATCGCCATCGGATCGAGGCTGTTCGCGCCCCGGATCAACCGGCTGCGTTCACGGCTCCATGTGGCCTCCCCGCTGGAGTACCTGAAGAACCGTTACAACCTGTCCACCCAGCAGGCGCTCGCCTGGTCCGGCATGCTGCTGAAGATCGTGGACGTGGGCGCCAAGTGGGCGGCCATCGCCACCCTGTTGTCGGTGTTCACGGGTGTGTCGCTGAACCAGGGCATTCTCATCACCGGCGCGATCACGGCCGTGTACTGCACGATCGGCGGCCTGTGGGCGGATGCGCTCACCGAACTCGGCCAGTTCGTCATCCAGTTGCTCGCCGGGGTCGCGATGTTCGTGGCGGTCGTACTGAAGCTGAACGACAAGCACATCGGCTTCCTCGACGCCTGGAACCAGCCGGCCCTGCACGGCCACGGCAAGCCGCTGGTCGGGCCGTACGGCACCGTCTTCCTCCTCGCGTTCCTGTTCATCAAGCTCTTCGAATACAACGGCGGCATGCTCAACCAGGCCCAGCGGTACATGGCGACGGGCAGCGCACACGAGGCCGAGCGCGGCGCCCGGCTGTCGGCGATCCTGTGGCTGGTCTGGCCGGTGGTGTTGTTCTTCCCGATGTGGATGTCCCCGCTCCTCGTCCACGCGCACAAGCCCGACGGCTCCGACTCCTACGGCCTGATGACCGAACAGCTGCTGCCGCACGGGCTGTTGGGACTCGTTGTCGTCGGCTTCTTCTCGCACACGATGGCCATGTGCTCCTCCGACGCGAACGCGATCGCGGCGGTGTTCACGCGGGACGTGGCGCCGGTGCTGTCCGCTCGGGCACGGGCCTGGAGCGGGCGCTCGGGGCTGATCGCGGCGCGGGTGACCACGGTCGTCTTCCTGGGCTTGTCGATGGCGGTGGCCACGCAGGTCAACTCCCCCGCGTTCAAGGACATCATCACCGTCGTCATCAAGTGGGTGGCCGGTCTGATGGGGCCGATCGCGATTCCGATGATGCTGGGCCTGCTCCGGCCGTTCCGCCGCTCCGGTCCTACGGCGGCGCTGACCAGCTGGGCGGCGGGGCTGCTGGCGTTCTGGCTGGTGAACTACCCCGTCGACTGGAACGTCTCCGGCGGAGTGCCCCTCCAGTACCAGGTCTCGATCCCCCTGGCGGTCTCCCTGGTCCTGTACATCGTCATCGGTTACGTGAAGCCGGAGGAGACGCCGGAGCGGCTGGCGATCATCGAGGAGGTCAACACAGACGGGGGCGGCACGACAGCGGTCCCGGTACCGGCCGGGGCGGGCGACGACATCGTGGGGGCACCCAACCAGCACCTGTAG
- a CDS encoding SDR family oxidoreductase yields MRQSPGGRLHVTAHRQTVVVSGVGAGLGHQVAAAVVRDGGNAVLGARTEANLAKSAAEIDPEGARTAYRATDITDEGQCDALAALARERFGGIDAVVHVAAWDSCFGGLADADFATWQSVIDVNLLGTLRMTRACLPSLRAGGGGSVVFIGTQSAVAAPSQVKQAAYAASKGALTSAMYSLARELGSHRIRVNTVLPGWMWGPPVQAYVQFTAQTEGVPEAEVLGRLTERMALPELATDGDVADVTVFLSSDRARAITGQSLLVNAGELMR; encoded by the coding sequence ATGCGCCAGAGTCCGGGAGGTCGCCTTCATGTCACTGCTCACCGGCAGACCGTGGTCGTCTCGGGAGTCGGGGCCGGCCTCGGCCATCAGGTCGCCGCGGCCGTCGTACGGGACGGCGGGAACGCGGTGCTCGGGGCGCGCACCGAGGCGAACCTCGCCAAGAGCGCGGCCGAGATCGACCCGGAGGGTGCGCGTACGGCGTACCGGGCGACGGACATCACCGACGAGGGGCAGTGCGACGCGCTGGCCGCGCTCGCGCGGGAGAGGTTCGGCGGCATCGACGCGGTGGTCCATGTCGCGGCCTGGGACTCCTGCTTCGGCGGGCTGGCGGACGCGGACTTCGCGACCTGGCAGTCGGTCATCGACGTGAACCTGCTGGGCACCCTGCGGATGACGCGGGCGTGCCTGCCGTCGCTGAGGGCGGGCGGGGGCGGTTCCGTGGTCTTCATCGGGACGCAGTCGGCCGTCGCCGCGCCCTCGCAGGTGAAGCAGGCCGCGTACGCCGCGTCGAAGGGGGCGCTGACCAGCGCGATGTACTCGCTGGCCCGGGAGCTCGGGTCGCACCGGATCCGGGTCAACACCGTGCTGCCGGGCTGGATGTGGGGGCCGCCGGTGCAGGCGTACGTGCAGTTCACCGCGCAGACGGAGGGGGTGCCGGAGGCGGAGGTGCTGGGGCGGCTGACGGAGCGGATGGCGCTGCCGGAGCTGGCGACGGACGGGGACGTGGCGGACGTGACGGTGTTCCTGTCCTCGGACCGGGCGCGGGCCATCACAGGACAGTCGCTGCTGGTCAACGCGGGGGAGCTGATGCGGTGA
- a CDS encoding MFS transporter, producing MATAEPTRADDADPGPGSGPRIRVSEAGPEGHTDHTDPSGHTGHTGPSDGPADSKRPGPPDGPDAHPGRLARLLAAAEPLRRRLLRHPVLSITALAGVLHIIWFFTFANSGGDLAAQDAWAEFVGRHPDSAYNLAWYGGMHPVSYSVVSPYLMAVLGVRTTMMIAGTVSAGLLTLVLIRSRVVRNPLWASLAGVVALLCNAISGRVTFGLGTMFALGAVAAVFCWPYRWRHRRWAKAAVAAPLAGLSTMASPVSGLFVGLVAAALFLQKRRPGAWALGIAPTVVVAASYFLFPFSGTQPMTIGSVILPLASGLVCLFLVPKEWVTVRLTAAVYSLGVVLVWLINSQIGSNISRLPMLFAGATLVAALPFTVRKSRKWYTAVLALVGFAGWIGFKSVDDIIHTTPAASWARELAPLVHQLQKAGAEKGRVEVVPARSHREASALAPYVNLARGWNRQADMERNPLFYDDTLNSANYHEWLQRWAVHFVVLPKDNPDGDGGERERQLLRRGMPYLKQVWGDANWQLFQVTDPTPLAEPDAVVDHAGQGEMTLRVSKAGRILIRIPYSPWLSIVDEHGKSLKAPQQTPAKTYVNTNGCLMETPQDAKGDKWTMLLAPKAGTYRLAAPYQLPRGTPCPDAFKTR from the coding sequence GTGGCCACAGCGGAGCCGACACGCGCTGACGACGCCGATCCGGGCCCGGGATCCGGCCCGCGAATACGCGTGTCCGAAGCCGGCCCGGAGGGGCACACGGATCACACCGATCCCAGCGGTCACACCGGTCACACCGGCCCCTCGGACGGCCCTGCTGACAGTAAGCGTCCCGGCCCGCCCGACGGCCCCGATGCGCACCCGGGACGACTCGCGCGCCTGCTCGCCGCCGCCGAGCCCCTGCGCCGGCGGCTGCTGCGGCACCCCGTGCTGTCGATAACGGCCCTCGCGGGGGTCCTGCACATCATCTGGTTCTTCACGTTCGCGAACAGTGGTGGCGATCTCGCGGCGCAGGACGCCTGGGCGGAGTTCGTCGGCCGGCACCCGGACTCGGCGTACAACCTCGCCTGGTACGGCGGTATGCACCCGGTGTCGTACAGCGTGGTGTCGCCGTATCTGATGGCCGTCCTCGGTGTCCGTACGACGATGATGATCGCCGGGACGGTCTCGGCGGGCCTGCTGACGCTGGTCCTGATCCGCAGCCGGGTGGTGCGGAACCCGCTGTGGGCATCGCTCGCCGGGGTCGTCGCGCTGCTGTGCAACGCGATCTCGGGCCGGGTGACCTTCGGGCTCGGCACGATGTTCGCGCTCGGCGCCGTCGCGGCCGTCTTCTGCTGGCCGTACCGGTGGCGGCACAGACGCTGGGCGAAGGCGGCGGTGGCCGCCCCGCTGGCCGGTCTGTCCACCATGGCCTCGCCCGTGTCGGGGCTGTTCGTCGGCCTGGTCGCGGCGGCGTTGTTCCTGCAGAAGCGGCGGCCGGGTGCCTGGGCGCTGGGGATCGCCCCGACGGTGGTGGTCGCCGCCTCGTACTTCCTCTTCCCGTTCTCCGGTACCCAGCCGATGACCATCGGCTCGGTGATCCTTCCGCTGGCCTCCGGCCTGGTGTGCCTGTTCCTGGTCCCCAAGGAGTGGGTGACGGTCCGGCTGACGGCCGCCGTGTACAGCCTCGGCGTGGTCCTGGTCTGGCTGATCAACTCGCAGATCGGGTCGAACATCTCCCGGCTGCCGATGCTGTTCGCGGGTGCGACGCTGGTGGCCGCGCTGCCGTTCACGGTGCGCAAGTCCCGCAAGTGGTACACGGCCGTGCTGGCGCTGGTCGGCTTCGCGGGCTGGATCGGCTTCAAGTCGGTGGACGACATCATCCACACGACCCCGGCCGCGTCCTGGGCCCGTGAGCTCGCCCCGCTCGTCCACCAGCTGCAGAAGGCCGGCGCCGAGAAGGGCCGGGTCGAGGTCGTCCCGGCGCGCTCGCACCGGGAGGCGTCCGCGCTCGCGCCGTACGTCAATCTGGCCCGCGGCTGGAACCGGCAGGCGGACATGGAGCGCAACCCGCTCTTCTACGACGACACCCTCAACTCGGCGAACTACCACGAGTGGCTCCAGCGCTGGGCCGTCCACTTCGTCGTCCTGCCGAAGGACAACCCGGACGGCGACGGCGGCGAGCGCGAGCGGCAGCTGCTGCGGCGCGGGATGCCGTATCTGAAGCAGGTCTGGGGCGATGCCAACTGGCAGCTGTTCCAGGTCACCGATCCGACGCCGCTCGCCGAGCCCGACGCGGTGGTGGACCACGCCGGGCAGGGCGAGATGACGCTGCGGGTGAGCAAGGCCGGGCGGATCCTGATCCGGATCCCGTACTCGCCGTGGCTGAGCATCGTCGACGAGCACGGCAAGAGCCTGAAGGCTCCGCAGCAGACGCCGGCGAAGACGTACGTCAACACCAACGGCTGTCTGATGGAGACGCCTCAGGACGCCAAGGGCGACAAGTGGACGATGTTGCTGGCGCCGAAGGCGGGGACCTACCGGTTGGCGGCGCCGTACCAGCTTCCCCGGGGCACGCCCTGCCCGGACGCGTTCAAGACGCGCTGA